Proteins found in one Zea mays cultivar B73 chromosome 1, Zm-B73-REFERENCE-NAM-5.0, whole genome shotgun sequence genomic segment:
- the LOC103645689 gene encoding peptidyl-prolyl cis-trans isomerase CYP21-1, protein MKIIVHVLNFFVLHSAENFRALCTGEKGVGSNGKPLHYKGTPFHRIIPGFMIQGGDIVRGDGKGSESIYGGIFPDENFTVKHTHPGVVAMANSGLDSNGSQFYITTIKTSWLDGEHVVFGRVIQGMDTVYAIEGGAGTYNGKPRKKAVITDAGEIPKEKWGDQEA, encoded by the exons ATGAAA ATTATAGTTCATGTACTAAATTTTTTTGTTCTACACTCTGCAGAAAACTTTAGGGCTCTTTGTACAG GTGAAAAAGGTGTCGGGTCCAATGGCAAACCTCTTCACTATAAGGGAACACCATTCCATCGTATTATCCCTGGCTTCATGATTCAGGGCGGTGACATAGTTAGAGGTGACGGCAAAGGGAGTGAGTCTATATATGGAGGCATCTTCCCAGATGAGAATTTCACTGTAAAACATACACATCCAG GGGTTGTTGCTATGGCGAATTCTGGACTTGATTCTAATGGATCTCAGTTTTACATAACTACTATCAAGACAAGCTG GTTGGATGGGGAGCATGTTGTCTTCGGCAGGGTGATCCAAGGAATGGATACCGTGTACGCCATAGAAGGGGGCGCTGGGACTTACAATGGCAAGCCAAGGAAGAAGGCGGTGATCACCGACGCTGGTGAGATACCCAAGGAGAAATGGGGTGATCAGGAAGCGTAG
- the LOC100282602 gene encoding RNA binding protein isoform X1, with translation MKLKNSALETFKENNTIFTPEGNFHSTKMREEYVAGPNQPAVVETRCKWMIGDVTEVLDRNTWKLGKILKMLKNDYFVIRLADCIRLKEFHISSLRIPRGLEAPESKPFHAAADKATGRDKRRPADGASPGTRAVQQTCHRTTYDLGSSGKKRKPDADASRHPGIASAHIRKVAAASNLNGGIADSYLHNDPQAIGDAQCSVASCSVNDLYRLGNGGNAERRPAAAVCLPDDAMSACPCTPGARDGEGEEEAAAALHGLQLEAYRSTMRALYASGPLTWAQEALLTNLRLSLNISNEEHLLQLKRLLSS, from the exons ATGAAGCTGAAAAATAGTGCACTGGAGACTTTTAAGGAGAACAATACGATTTTCACTCCTGAAGGAAATTTCCACTCTACAAAGATGCGAGAAGAGTATGTTGCTGGTCCGAACCAACCAGCCGTTGTTGAGACAAGATGCAAATGGATGATTGGAGATGTAACTGAGGTCCTGGATCGCAACACGTGGAAGCTTGGAAAGATCTTAAAGATGCTGAAGAACGATTACTTCGTTATCAGGCTTGCTGATTGCATCCGACTGAAGGAGTTCCACATATCTAGCTTGAGAATTCCACGCGGTCTGGAAGCTCCTGAAAGCAAGCCCTTTCATGCAGCAGCGGACAAG GCCACCGGACGCGATAAACGCCGACCAGCTGATGGCGCCTCGCCCGGCACAAGAGCTGTGCAGCAGACGTGTCACCGAACAACCTACGATCTAGGGAGCAGTGGCAAGAAGCGGAAACCAGACGCAGATGCCTCTCGCCATCCGGGCATAGCATCAGCACACATCCGGAAGGTCGCCGCAGCCTCCAACCTGAACGGCGGCATCGCCGACAGCTACCTGCACAACGATCCGCAGGCCATAGGAGACGCCCAATGCTCGGTGGCCAGCTGCAGCGTCAACGACCTGTACCGCCTCGGCAATGGCGGCAACGCAGAGCGGCGCCCCGCCGCCGCAGTGTGCCTCCCTGACGACGCCATGTCCGCGTGCCCGTGCACGCCCGGTGCCAGGgacggggagggggaggaggaggccGCGGCGGCCTTGCACGGGCTGCAGCTGGAGGCTTACCGGTCGACGATGCGAGCGCTGTACGCGTCGGGGCCGCTGACGTGGGCGCAGGAGGCGCTGCTGACGAACCTGCGCCTGTCACTCAACATCTCCAACGAGGAGCATCTGCTCCAGCTCAAGCGCCTACTGTCCTCCTGA
- the LOC100191314 gene encoding 60S ribosomal protein L4-like — MAAGARPLVSVRALEGDMATDSVGVPLPDVLRAPIRPDIVRFVHKLLSCNSRQPYAVSRRAGHQTSAESWGTGRAVSRIPRVPGGGTHRAGQGAFGNMCRGGRMFAPTKIWRRWHRRVNIHLRRVAIASALAATAVPSLVLARGHRVEYVPELPLVVSDSAESIEKTAQAIKVLKQLGASADADKAKDSVSIRPGKGKMRNRRYINRKGPLIVYGAEGSKIVKAFRNLPGVDVANVERLNLLDLAPGGHLGRFVIWTECAFKKLDEVYGTFDTPSAKKKGFLLPRPKMANADLSRLINSDEVQSVVKPINKEVKRREPRKNPLKNMAAVLKLNPYLGTARKMAALAEAARVKARKQKLDSKRTKLSPEETSKVKAAGKAWYKTMISDSDYTEFENFTKWLGVTQ, encoded by the exons ATGGCCGCCGGCGCGCGCCCCCTGGTCTCCGTGAGGGCCCTGGAGGGCGACATGGCCACGGACTCCGTCGGTGTCCCGCTTCCGGACGTCCTCCGCGCGCCGATCCGCCCAGACATCGTCCGCTTCGTCCACAAGCTCCTGTCCTGCAACAGCCGGCAGCCGTACGCGGTGTCGCGTCGCGCTGGCCACCAGACCTCCGCGGAGTCCTGGGGCACGGGGCGTGCGGTGTCCCGTATCCCCCGCGTTCCTGGCGGTGGTACCCACCGCGCCGGCCAGGGAGCCTTCGGCAACATGTGCCGTGGCGGACGCATGTTTGCGCCCACCAAGATCTGGCGCCGCTGGCACCGCCGCGTCAACATTCACCTCCGCCGTGTGGCCATCGCCTCCGCCCTCGCTGCCACCGCCGTCCCGTCCCTCGTCCTCGCCCGCGGCCACCGCGTGGAGTATGTCCCCGAGCTTCCGCTCGTCGTTTCCGACTCCGCCGAGTCCATTGAGAAGACAGCTCAGGCCATCAAGGTCCTCAAGCAGCTCGGTGCCTCCGCTGATGCTGATAAGGCCAAGGATTCCGTTAGCATCCGCCCCGGCAAGGGGAAGATGCGCAACCGCCGCTACATCAACCGCAAGGGACCCCTCATTGTCTACGGCGCTGAGGGCTCTAAGATCGTCAAGGCCTTCCGCAACCTCCCTGGCGTTGATGTTGCCAATGTCGAGCGCCTGAACCTGCTCGACCTCGCCCCTGGTGGCCACCTTGGTCGGTTCGTCATCTGGACCGAGTGCGCATTCAAGAAGCTGGATGAGGTGTACGGTACCTTCGACACGCCATCGGCGAAGAAGAAgggtttcttgctcccgaggcccAAGATGGCAAACGCTGATCTGTCAAGGCTCATCAACTCTGACGAGGTGCAATCTGTGGTGAAGCCCATCAACAAGGAGGTGAAGCGTAGGGAGCCTAGGAAGAACCCGCTGAAGAATATGGCTGCAGTGCTCAAGCTGAACCCGTACCTCGGTACTGCACGAAAGATGGCAGCCCTAGCAGAGGCAGCGCGTGTCAAGGCCAGGAAGCAGAAGCTTGACTCCAAGAGGACCAAGCTCAGCCCA GAGGAGACTTCTAAGGTCAAGGCTGCTGGAAAGGCGTGGTACAAGACCATGATCTCAGACAGCGACTACACAGAGTTTGAGAACTTCACCAAGTGGCTTGGTGTCACACAGTGA